A portion of the Bulleidia sp. zg-1006 genome contains these proteins:
- the ribF gene encoding riboflavin biosynthesis protein RibF: protein MKKDFLTLAKETNIEEKLVACIGYFDGIHVGHQALIQKTIELAKKEKAIPTMISFEPDPWLVIKDIKEIKHITTMEDRMSLVEELGIERFILLDFTKEMASLEPEVFIEQVLGKLHLKGLVCGFDFHFGKQGKGDYSFLQKHCSYPIFQIDKIEDEKGKISSTRISQAIMNGQMEEANRLLGRDYSCQGKVIHGLRKGHQLNFPTANIAYSDELILAKKGVYGGYVFIHGEKKLCMMNLGHNPSIQYQNRLSLEVHILDFDEDLYGQKLRVYWLGFIRDEKYFSSPEELMDQLMKDQIEVIRKWG, encoded by the coding sequence ATGAAGAAAGATTTTTTAACACTTGCAAAAGAAACAAACATAGAAGAAAAATTGGTCGCTTGTATTGGCTACTTTGATGGCATTCATGTTGGTCATCAAGCCTTAATTCAAAAAACCATAGAACTTGCCAAAAAAGAAAAAGCGATTCCAACGATGATTTCTTTTGAACCGGATCCTTGGCTAGTCATTAAAGACATTAAAGAAATAAAGCATATTACAACGATGGAAGACCGCATGTCCTTAGTAGAAGAATTAGGAATTGAAAGATTTATTTTATTAGATTTCACAAAAGAAATGGCATCTTTAGAACCAGAGGTATTTATTGAACAAGTTCTCGGGAAACTCCATTTAAAAGGCTTGGTATGTGGCTTTGATTTTCATTTTGGAAAACAAGGTAAAGGAGATTATTCCTTTTTACAGAAACATTGTTCTTATCCAATCTTTCAAATTGACAAGATAGAGGATGAAAAAGGGAAAATTAGTTCTACCCGTATTAGTCAAGCTATTATGAATGGTCAGATGGAAGAAGCCAATCGTTTATTAGGAAGAGACTATAGTTGCCAAGGAAAAGTAATTCATGGTTTGCGTAAGGGACATCAATTAAACTTCCCAACTGCTAATATTGCTTATTCTGATGAACTGATTCTAGCAAAAAAAGGGGTGTATGGAGGCTATGTTTTTATTCATGGTGAAAAGAAACTCTGTATGATGAACTTAGGTCATAATCCTAGTATTCAATACCAAAATCGTTTATCTCTTGAGGTTCATATTTTAGACTTTGATGAGGATTTATATGGGCAAAAACTACGGGTATATTGGCTTGGCTTTATACGCGATGAAAAATACTTTTCTTCACCAGAAGAACTGATGGACCAATTAATGAAAGATCAAATTGAGGTGATAAGAAAATGGGGCTAG
- a CDS encoding Asp23/Gls24 family envelope stress response protein, translated as MAEYIVVEKNNELGRIAINKSVIASIVELSIQEVENAVVIPSTRLKRPITIKVEKGALSVFIEMNLKFGANVNATCELVQNKAYENIQFMTGLKPKEIMITVVNFEN; from the coding sequence ATGGCTGAATATATTGTGGTAGAAAAGAATAATGAGTTAGGTCGTATTGCAATCAATAAGTCGGTGATTGCGTCCATTGTGGAATTATCCATTCAAGAAGTGGAAAATGCGGTTGTAATTCCTAGTACACGTTTGAAAAGACCAATTACGATTAAGGTGGAAAAGGGTGCTTTATCTGTCTTTATTGAAATGAACTTAAAGTTTGGTGCCAATGTGAATGCGACTTGTGAGCTGGTTCAAAACAAAGCTTATGAAAATATTCAATTTATGACGGGTTTGAAACCAAAAGAGATTATGATTACAGTGGTTAATTTTGAAAATTAG
- the truB gene encoding tRNA pseudouridine(55) synthase TruB, producing the protein MDAIYLINKPKGMTSFDVITKMRKVLQMKKIGHTGTLDPEASGLLIVLTGKCTKCIPYCVKNHKHYIAQFELGKASDTEDAFGTIMEERKAKKYSDIELQEIATRMQGTYFQTPPMYSAKKLHGKKFYEYARVGKDIEREAVKVEINQLSVRYLKDDMYEMDALVSSGTYIRTLIVDFAKKLGELAIMTSLQRIGIEHLSLDQSIPLEDFDENAKAISLFDCANPAYPFIEVENPVPILQGKKIELDREEEIVLLCYQKEVLAAYEKEASGRYHCLRGLF; encoded by the coding sequence ATGGATGCCATCTATTTAATCAACAAACCGAAAGGCATGACTTCCTTTGATGTAATAACGAAGATGCGTAAGGTTTTGCAGATGAAAAAAATTGGTCATACAGGTACACTGGATCCAGAAGCCAGTGGCCTTTTAATTGTTTTAACGGGTAAGTGTACAAAGTGTATTCCTTATTGTGTGAAAAATCATAAGCACTACATTGCTCAATTTGAATTAGGAAAAGCTAGTGATACAGAGGATGCTTTTGGAACGATTATGGAAGAAAGAAAAGCGAAGAAATACAGTGATATTGAGCTACAAGAAATAGCGACTCGTATGCAAGGAACTTATTTTCAAACACCACCGATGTATTCAGCCAAAAAGTTGCATGGTAAAAAATTTTATGAATACGCTCGTGTGGGAAAAGATATTGAACGAGAAGCGGTGAAAGTAGAAATCAATCAGCTTTCTGTTCGTTATTTAAAGGATGATATGTATGAAATGGATGCGCTTGTATCTTCGGGTACTTACATTCGTACTTTGATTGTGGACTTTGCGAAAAAGTTAGGTGAGTTAGCGATTATGACTTCTTTACAAAGAATTGGCATTGAACATTTATCCCTTGACCAAAGTATTCCTTTAGAGGATTTTGATGAAAATGCTAAGGCTATTTCTTTATTTGATTGTGCTAATCCAGCCTATCCTTTTATTGAGGTGGAGAATCCGGTGCCTATTTTACAAGGTAAGAAAATAGAATTGGATCGTGAGGAAGAAATTGTCTTATTGTGTTATCAGAAGGAAGTATTAGCCGCCTATGAAAAAGAAGCATCGGGTAGGTATCATTGTTTAAGAGGCTTGTTTTAA